From the genome of Leptolyngbya iicbica LK, one region includes:
- a CDS encoding glycerol acyltransferase yields the protein MTLQVLTDWQNRFRPFCELAQQAAIAPPDKLSGLSLDERSPENIERLLPLLEWVTNTYFHTQTDGWEHIPDGQVMLIGSHNGGLAAPDTLAMTYEWFHQFGTERLIYALMDSRMWQIIMPAVARMGVHMGAIRAEPRMAIAALKRGASLAIYPGGAKDVFRPYALRHRIFLNGNQGFVKLALAHEVPIVPMISHGAHETLIVLAEIYDNIKAIAPGQIPWLFGIDPSVFPIYLGWPWGLAIGPLPNIPFPRPIHTRICPPIWFERYGEAAARDRAYVDQCYRLVERTMQQHLDQLVVECEGGRVTG from the coding sequence TTGACTTTGCAGGTGTTGACTGATTGGCAGAACCGCTTTCGCCCCTTTTGCGAACTGGCCCAGCAAGCGGCGATCGCCCCCCCCGATAAGCTCAGCGGTTTATCTTTAGACGAGCGCTCCCCCGAAAATATTGAGCGGTTATTGCCGCTACTGGAGTGGGTCACGAATACCTACTTTCACACCCAAACCGACGGATGGGAGCACATACCCGATGGTCAGGTGATGTTGATCGGTTCTCATAATGGCGGGTTGGCGGCACCCGATACGCTGGCCATGACCTACGAATGGTTTCACCAATTTGGGACGGAACGGCTCATTTATGCGCTGATGGATTCGCGCATGTGGCAGATCATCATGCCTGCAGTGGCCCGCATGGGAGTGCATATGGGCGCCATCCGGGCGGAACCGCGCATGGCGATCGCGGCCCTCAAACGGGGAGCCAGTTTAGCGATTTATCCGGGCGGCGCCAAGGATGTATTTCGCCCCTATGCGCTGCGACACCGCATCTTTCTCAATGGCAATCAGGGCTTTGTCAAACTCGCCCTGGCCCATGAAGTCCCGATTGTGCCGATGATTTCCCATGGCGCGCACGAAACGCTGATTGTGCTGGCGGAAATTTACGACAACATCAAGGCGATCGCCCCCGGTCAAATTCCCTGGCTATTTGGCATTGACCCGAGCGTATTTCCGATTTATCTCGGTTGGCCCTGGGGGCTCGCGATCGGCCCGCTGCCCAACATTCCCTTTCCGCGCCCCATCCACACCCGTATTTGTCCGCCGATTTGGTTCGAGCGGTATGGCGAAGCCGCTGCCCGCGATCGCGCCTATGTCGATCAGTGTTATCGGCTAGTCGAGAGGACGATGCAGCAGCACCTCGATCAGCTTGTGGTCGAATGTGAGGGTGGCAGGGTGACGGGGTAG
- a CDS encoding GDSL-type esterase/lipase family protein: protein MMAVSPFSRSLGQSPQPAEKRIVAIGDSLVYGFGDPEGGGWVERLRRQWLQPETPGHAIYNLGVRADTTHRVAQRLVQEFQTRGEFRNRVPDLILLSVGLNDTCRVGKPDGRPFTEFALFQAQMLELLETAQALCPVMFIGMTPVIETQMPFAEVLYYNQVDQHRYKEFTKRACEQRDIPYLDVLDLWHRRGESWWRSRIASDGLHPNVLGYRSLLADIMDWSAFRSVL, encoded by the coding sequence ATGATGGCGGTATCTCCGTTTTCGCGATCGCTGGGCCAATCTCCCCAGCCTGCTGAAAAGCGTATCGTCGCCATTGGAGACAGTCTGGTATACGGATTTGGTGACCCTGAAGGGGGCGGCTGGGTTGAGCGGTTGAGACGACAGTGGCTACAACCAGAAACCCCCGGTCACGCCATTTATAACTTGGGGGTACGGGCCGATACGACTCACCGGGTGGCCCAACGATTGGTGCAAGAGTTTCAAACCCGAGGTGAATTTCGCAATCGCGTACCAGACTTGATTTTGCTCTCGGTGGGCCTGAACGACACATGCCGAGTTGGCAAGCCTGATGGTCGCCCGTTCACAGAGTTCGCCCTGTTTCAGGCACAAATGTTAGAGCTGTTGGAGACGGCTCAAGCACTCTGTCCGGTCATGTTTATCGGCATGACCCCTGTGATTGAAACACAGATGCCCTTTGCTGAAGTCCTCTATTACAACCAAGTTGACCAACACCGCTACAAGGAATTTACCAAACGGGCCTGCGAGCAGCGAGATATCCCGTACTTAGATGTGTTGGATTTGTGGCACCGTCGAGGAGAATCTTGGTGGCGATCGCGCATTGCTAGCGATGGTCTGCATCCCAACGTTTTGGGCTATCGCTCTCTACTCGCCGACATCATGGATTGGTCTGCTTTCCGCAGTGTGCTGTAG
- a CDS encoding pentapeptide repeat-containing protein — translation MMRCDRPVQSLSFCSTLVLAVLGVAAWATPGRTLDEAALSQLLQTRSCPRCDLSGADLRRLDLSGANLEQADLSEANFFQANLDNADLSGANLTGAYLTSVSAIAANFNSAQLDQSLIYLSDFTDASLYETRFGRAFVERTQFVNTLMVGADLSDATLVSVNFQGAILCGADIAYGDYRYGCVSEPAGEAVTNE, via the coding sequence ATGATGCGCTGCGATCGCCCGGTTCAATCTTTATCTTTCTGCTCTACGTTGGTGCTGGCCGTATTGGGAGTAGCGGCTTGGGCAACGCCGGGTCGCACTTTGGATGAGGCCGCGCTCAGCCAGCTATTGCAGACGCGATCTTGCCCTCGGTGCGATTTGTCGGGCGCTGATTTGCGGCGTTTAGATCTGAGTGGAGCCAACCTCGAACAAGCTGATTTGTCGGAGGCCAATTTCTTTCAGGCCAATCTGGACAATGCGGATTTGAGTGGGGCCAATCTGACCGGGGCGTATTTGACCTCGGTGTCCGCGATCGCGGCTAATTTCAACTCGGCTCAGCTTGATCAAAGCCTGATTTATTTGAGTGACTTTACCGACGCCTCACTGTACGAAACGCGCTTTGGCAGAGCGTTTGTCGAGCGCACCCAATTTGTTAACACGCTGATGGTGGGGGCCGACTTGAGTGATGCCACCCTGGTCAGCGTCAATTTTCAGGGAGCGATTCTCTGTGGGGCCGATATTGCCTATGGCGATTATCGCTATGGCTGTGTCTCGGAGCCAGCCGGCGAAGCCGTCACCAATGAATGA
- a CDS encoding ABC transporter permease — MSLSRIFVVATNVYKEVIRDRVLYLMGLYALLMFAAAALLPSVAANAQDKIILDLGMAGIHLLGLVVTVFVGTGLINKEIEKKTVLVLISKPISRLEFIWGKHFGLSAVLAVLLACLTVIYFAVLVLNQIEFTAVSLLLAIFYTFIELMLLTAAALLFGVFTSSLLATLLTIGVYLMGHLSQDIVALGKLTESPLFQRVTSAMYLVLPDLERLNFRNEAVYGMTLFPSPPELLSHLLYGLLYTALLLTIAVFIFARRQF, encoded by the coding sequence ATGAGTCTGTCGCGCATATTTGTCGTTGCCACCAACGTTTACAAGGAAGTGATTCGCGATCGCGTCTTGTACCTCATGGGGCTGTATGCCTTGCTCATGTTTGCTGCCGCTGCCCTGCTGCCCAGCGTGGCCGCCAATGCCCAAGACAAAATCATTCTCGACCTCGGCATGGCGGGTATCCACCTGCTGGGCCTCGTTGTCACCGTCTTTGTCGGCACGGGCCTCATCAATAAAGAAATTGAGAAAAAGACGGTGCTGGTGCTGATTTCTAAGCCCATTAGCCGTCTGGAATTTATCTGGGGAAAGCATTTCGGCCTTTCGGCAGTGTTGGCGGTGCTCCTGGCCTGCTTAACGGTGATTTATTTCGCCGTGCTCGTGCTCAATCAAATTGAGTTCACCGCCGTCAGTCTGCTGCTCGCTATTTTCTACACCTTTATCGAGTTGATGTTGCTGACGGCCGCGGCCCTGCTGTTCGGAGTGTTCACCAGTTCTTTACTGGCAACATTGTTGACGATTGGGGTCTACCTCATGGGGCATTTGAGCCAAGACATTGTGGCCCTCGGCAAACTGACTGAGAGCCCCCTCTTTCAACGAGTGACCAGTGCCATGTACCTGGTCTTGCCCGATTTAGAACGCCTCAACTTTCGCAACGAAGCCGTCTACGGCATGACCCTGTTTCCATCCCCGCCAGAACTGCTGAGCCACTTACTGTATGGCTTGCTGTACACAGCGCTGCTGCTCACGATCGCCGTATTCATCTTCGCCCGCCGCCAATTTTAG
- a CDS encoding serine hydrolase, with amino-acid sequence MAATFFERDAQLQTVLDQVLEATWEAFPRLARNQIAATWLVYDPPFPINTGGAISIADFWQHRPRGASYRGVELIYPASVVKLFYLVAAHEWLERDMVPATPELERALRDMIVDSSNDATGFVIDVLTGTTSGPELPPGPFETWKIQRNIINRFLQSLQWAELETINANQKTWCDGPYGRERFFLGEAYENRNMLTTEATSRLLHSIVGGVAVSGARSQMMMALMRRTLDPRVLAADPENQVTGFLGAGLPLQAALWSKAGLTSKVRHDAVYVELDGYSPFQLVVFTEGAEHSQNEEILPFVMRTLLAQNKPEG; translated from the coding sequence GTGGCGGCAACTTTTTTTGAGCGAGATGCTCAGTTACAAACGGTTTTAGACCAAGTGCTAGAAGCCACCTGGGAGGCGTTTCCTCGGTTGGCCCGTAACCAAATTGCGGCCACCTGGCTAGTCTATGATCCGCCGTTTCCGATCAACACGGGGGGAGCAATTAGCATCGCAGATTTTTGGCAGCATCGACCGCGTGGGGCCAGCTATCGGGGCGTTGAGCTCATCTATCCGGCGAGTGTGGTGAAGCTGTTTTATTTAGTGGCAGCGCATGAGTGGCTAGAACGGGACATGGTGCCCGCTACCCCTGAGCTGGAACGCGCCCTGCGGGACATGATTGTGGACTCGAGCAACGATGCGACAGGGTTTGTGATTGACGTGCTCACGGGCACCACGAGCGGCCCGGAATTGCCACCTGGCCCGTTTGAAACGTGGAAGATTCAGCGCAATATTATCAACCGTTTTTTGCAGTCGCTCCAGTGGGCCGAATTAGAAACCATTAACGCCAACCAAAAAACCTGGTGTGATGGTCCCTACGGTCGCGAACGCTTCTTTCTGGGAGAAGCATACGAAAACCGCAATATGCTGACCACGGAAGCCACGTCACGTTTATTGCACAGCATTGTGGGGGGAGTGGCGGTGAGTGGAGCGAGATCGCAAATGATGATGGCCCTCATGCGTCGCACGCTCGATCCGCGTGTTCTTGCTGCCGATCCGGAAAATCAGGTCACGGGGTTCCTCGGGGCGGGCTTGCCGCTGCAGGCGGCGCTCTGGTCAAAGGCGGGACTCACCAGCAAAGTGCGCCATGATGCCGTCTACGTCGAACTCGATGGCTACTCACCCTTTCAGCTGGTGGTCTTTACTGAGGGGGCGGAACACAGCCAAAACGAGGAGATTTTGCCCTTTGTGATGCGTACCTTACTGGCCCAGAATAAACCTGAGGGATGA
- a CDS encoding ABC transporter ATP-binding protein — MSTLELENLTKAYSRKVVPVKDLSLSVGNNEFLTLVGPSGCGKSTILRVIAGLEQATGGKVLINGEDVNPLPPKERNIAMVFQSYALYPHMTVYENIASGLKLRNMPAGEIQKRIQDASQVLGLDPLMDRRPSQLSGGQRQRVALGRALVREPDAFLLDEPLSNLDALLREQVRADLKQIFDRQKSPVVYVTHDQTEAMTLSTKVAVLSEGYLQQLGTPTEIYKTPANKFVAGFIGSPQMNLIDTEQVGGAVLLGDFKVAMPEAAQSQSTVVLGIRPEHVRLPEEGDSQTIRGDVFLVENLGMSDLVSLRVHGDENLVIRSLIPADATWQRENLELAIPPHAVHWFSTETGARIE, encoded by the coding sequence ATGTCTACTCTCGAACTCGAAAACCTGACCAAAGCCTACAGCCGCAAAGTTGTGCCCGTGAAGGATCTCAGCCTCAGCGTGGGCAACAACGAGTTTTTGACCCTGGTGGGGCCGTCTGGCTGCGGCAAGTCCACCATTCTGCGCGTCATCGCGGGGCTAGAACAGGCCACTGGCGGCAAAGTCCTGATCAACGGTGAAGACGTGAATCCCCTGCCGCCGAAGGAACGGAACATCGCCATGGTGTTCCAGAGCTATGCGCTGTATCCCCACATGACGGTGTACGAAAACATCGCTTCAGGGTTGAAGCTGCGCAACATGCCAGCGGGCGAAATTCAGAAGCGCATTCAAGATGCGTCGCAGGTGCTGGGTCTTGATCCGCTAATGGATCGCCGCCCCTCCCAGCTTTCGGGCGGACAGCGTCAGCGGGTGGCCTTGGGCCGCGCCCTGGTGCGAGAGCCAGACGCCTTTTTGCTTGATGAGCCGCTGAGTAACCTGGACGCTCTGCTGCGAGAGCAGGTGCGGGCCGACCTGAAGCAGATCTTCGATCGCCAAAAGTCGCCCGTGGTGTACGTCACCCACGACCAGACCGAAGCGATGACTCTCTCGACCAAGGTGGCAGTGCTCAGCGAAGGCTACTTGCAGCAATTGGGTACCCCCACCGAAATCTACAAGACACCTGCCAATAAATTTGTGGCCGGATTCATCGGTAGCCCCCAGATGAATTTGATCGACACCGAGCAAGTCGGTGGCGCGGTCCTGTTGGGCGACTTCAAAGTGGCGATGCCCGAAGCAGCACAGTCTCAGAGCACGGTGGTTTTGGGCATTCGGCCCGAACATGTGCGATTACCTGAGGAAGGTGACAGTCAAACGATTCGCGGCGACGTCTTTTTGGTCGAAAACCTGGGCATGAGCGACCTGGTGAGTCTGCGCGTCCACGGGGATGAAAATCTGGTGATCCGCTCTTTGATTCCCGCCGACGCCACCTGGCAGCGAGAAAACTTGGAACTGGCGATTCCTCCCCACGCTGTTCACTGGTTTAGCACTGAAACGGGAGCCCGCATTGAATAA
- a CDS encoding carbohydrate ABC transporter permease, translated as MTQDYIRQREHRTGWYLTIPAVLVLLLVYAYPIIWAFVSSLFTENLSTNLNREFSGLDNYVRLALDGRFWNSIWNTAVFTVVSLIFELGLGLGIALTLDQTFRGRGFVRTAAILPWALPTALIALAWRWIFNDQFGVWNDMLVNWFHIIPDSISWLGDPVWAMVAVIAADVWKTTSFVAILLLAGLQSIPQDLYEAHAIDGASPWQSFRQITLPLIMPQILIAMLFRFALAFGIFDLVLVMTGGGPGGATEMVSLYIYDTVMRYLDFGYGAALVVVTFLILISVVAIAGLSISKSRTATGVE; from the coding sequence ATGACTCAAGACTACATTCGCCAAAGAGAGCACCGCACGGGTTGGTATCTCACCATTCCCGCTGTGCTGGTGCTGCTGCTGGTTTACGCTTACCCCATCATCTGGGCCTTCGTTTCCAGCCTATTCACGGAAAACCTCAGCACCAATCTGAACCGTGAGTTTTCTGGCTTAGACAACTATGTGCGGCTGGCACTCGACGGTCGCTTTTGGAACAGCATTTGGAACACAGCAGTGTTCACCGTCGTGTCCTTAATCTTTGAGTTAGGACTCGGGCTGGGCATTGCCCTCACCTTAGACCAAACGTTTCGGGGACGAGGATTTGTCCGCACCGCCGCGATTTTGCCCTGGGCCTTGCCGACGGCGCTGATCGCCCTCGCCTGGCGCTGGATTTTCAACGACCAGTTCGGCGTGTGGAACGACATGCTGGTGAACTGGTTTCACATCATTCCCGACTCCATCAGTTGGCTAGGCGATCCCGTCTGGGCCATGGTGGCGGTGATTGCCGCTGACGTGTGGAAGACCACGTCGTTCGTCGCCATTTTGCTGCTGGCGGGCCTGCAATCGATTCCCCAGGATCTTTACGAAGCGCACGCGATCGATGGGGCATCCCCCTGGCAGAGCTTTCGGCAAATCACCCTGCCGCTGATCATGCCGCAGATTCTCATTGCGATGCTGTTCCGCTTTGCCCTGGCCTTCGGCATTTTTGACTTGGTGCTAGTGATGACGGGCGGTGGCCCCGGCGGCGCGACGGAAATGGTGTCGCTCTACATTTACGACACCGTCATGCGCTATCTGGACTTTGGCTACGGTGCCGCGTTGGTGGTGGTCACGTTCCTGATTTTGATCAGCGTGGTGGCGATCGCTGGTCTCAGCATTTCCAAATCACGTACTGCAACGGGGGTTGAATAA
- a CDS encoding ABC transporter substrate-binding protein: MTHTLRNWLHFGRRQLRRWVLLAIATGMTLAAIGAVGWSQSEPITITFLVRAVEAQQLQLLADEFEAEHPDIKIDLVEGPNAADNVENLYTTSFLLGDSPYDLVYSDVVWIPKFAAAGWLQDLSDRVSDDDLSAFLDADVAAGRYQGGLYRMPFRSAMGMLYYRTDLLDEIGAAPPETFSDLIQASETIQETTDVPYGYVWQGLQYEGLVTNFVEIIAGYGGYWVNPETLEVGLDSEAGINAVKFMKQVIDKGITPAGVTNYLEEDSLRVFENGNAVFLRNWPYVWAEANKDGSPVQGNIALKPMVHAPDENPAACLGGWGFGVAASTSHPEEAWEVVDFFTSRQGQKQFALEYAYVPSRRDLFTDPDILAKFPHYEQLLEVAETTVPRPPIGQYAQLSDILQRYLSSALTDQMTPEAAMAKAAGESRRVLNSDRA; this comes from the coding sequence ATGACTCACACTCTTCGCAACTGGCTTCACTTCGGTAGACGTCAACTGCGTCGCTGGGTGCTGCTGGCGATCGCAACCGGCATGACCCTTGCCGCGATCGGTGCGGTGGGATGGTCACAGTCCGAGCCCATTACGATTACGTTCCTGGTTAGAGCGGTGGAGGCGCAGCAGCTGCAACTTCTGGCCGACGAGTTCGAGGCCGAGCATCCCGATATCAAGATTGACTTAGTGGAAGGGCCGAATGCCGCCGACAACGTCGAAAACCTCTACACAACCTCGTTTCTACTGGGCGACTCGCCCTACGATTTGGTCTACTCCGACGTGGTGTGGATTCCTAAGTTTGCTGCTGCCGGGTGGTTGCAAGATTTGAGCGATCGCGTCAGCGACGACGACCTCAGCGCCTTTTTGGATGCCGACGTGGCCGCGGGCCGCTATCAGGGAGGACTTTATCGGATGCCCTTCCGCTCCGCCATGGGCATGCTCTACTACCGCACCGACCTGCTGGACGAAATTGGTGCGGCTCCCCCCGAAACTTTTTCCGACCTGATTCAGGCTTCAGAAACCATTCAAGAAACGACCGACGTGCCCTATGGCTATGTGTGGCAAGGGCTTCAGTACGAAGGCTTGGTTACCAATTTTGTCGAGATTATTGCGGGCTACGGCGGCTATTGGGTGAATCCAGAGACCCTGGAAGTCGGGCTCGACAGCGAAGCGGGCATCAACGCCGTCAAGTTTATGAAACAGGTCATCGACAAGGGCATCACTCCCGCAGGGGTGACCAACTATTTGGAAGAAGATTCCCTGCGGGTGTTTGAAAACGGCAACGCCGTCTTCTTGCGGAACTGGCCCTACGTCTGGGCAGAAGCCAATAAGGACGGTTCCCCAGTGCAGGGCAACATTGCGTTGAAGCCAATGGTGCACGCGCCTGACGAAAATCCAGCGGCGTGTCTAGGCGGTTGGGGCTTTGGCGTCGCCGCGTCTACCTCGCACCCTGAGGAAGCCTGGGAAGTCGTGGACTTTTTCACCAGTCGCCAGGGGCAAAAGCAGTTCGCGCTGGAATACGCCTACGTGCCCAGTCGCCGCGACCTGTTCACCGATCCTGACATTCTCGCCAAGTTTCCCCATTACGAGCAGCTGCTAGAAGTGGCCGAAACGACCGTGCCACGTCCGCCCATTGGTCAATACGCGCAACTTTCTGACATTTTGCAGCGCTACCTGAGCTCAGCCCTGACGGATCAGATGACGCCCGAAGCCGCCATGGCTAAGGCCGCCGGGGAAAGCCGTCGCGTCCTCAACAGCGATCGCGCCTAG
- a CDS encoding isoprenyl transferase has protein sequence MKTLPVDLDRDRLPRHVACIMDGNGRWAKARGLPRIAGHRQGARILKDLVRCCQDWGIPNLTVYAFSTENWQRPLQEVEFLMRLFERLLQKELAEMHREGVRLRFLGDLSALPATLQTAMRHACETTADNRGVTFNVAVNYGSRLEITRACQALAAQVQQGHLQPADIDETAISRQLYTLDGPDPDLLIRTSGEQRLSNYLLWQLAYTELYFTDRYWPDFDRVAFHDALLAYQQRDRRFGKVPTALSA, from the coding sequence ATGAAAACCTTGCCTGTGGATCTGGATCGCGATCGCCTGCCTCGACACGTCGCCTGCATCATGGACGGGAATGGCCGCTGGGCCAAAGCTCGCGGTTTGCCCCGCATTGCGGGCCATCGCCAGGGCGCGCGCATCCTCAAAGACTTGGTGCGCTGTTGCCAAGACTGGGGCATCCCCAACCTAACGGTTTATGCTTTTTCGACCGAGAACTGGCAGCGCCCCCTGCAAGAAGTCGAGTTCCTCATGCGCCTATTTGAGCGGCTCTTGCAGAAGGAATTGGCCGAAATGCACCGAGAAGGGGTGCGGCTCCGGTTTCTTGGTGATTTGTCCGCTCTCCCCGCCACCCTCCAAACCGCCATGCGCCACGCCTGTGAAACGACCGCTGACAACCGAGGCGTCACCTTTAACGTTGCGGTGAACTATGGAAGTCGACTAGAAATCACCCGTGCCTGTCAGGCTCTGGCCGCCCAGGTACAGCAGGGTCACTTACAGCCCGCCGACATTGACGAAACCGCCATCAGCCGCCAGCTGTATACCCTCGATGGCCCCGACCCAGATCTGCTGATTCGCACCAGCGGTGAACAACGCTTGAGCAATTATCTGCTCTGGCAGTTGGCCTACACCGAACTGTATTTCACCGATCGCTACTGGCCTGATTTCGACCGCGTGGCCTTTCATGACGCCCTGTTGGCCTATCAGCAGCGCGATCGCCGCTTTGGCAAAGTTCCCACCGCCCTGAGCGCCTAA
- a CDS encoding SAM hydrolase/SAM-dependent halogenase family protein, whose amino-acid sequence MPPPITLLTDFGDRDGYVGVMKGIIAGICPAAALIDLSHNIPPQNLAAARFTLLNAYPFFPAGTVHLVVVDPGVGTARRAIALQTPQGTFVGPDNGVLSGVFDSLPMADINAVELTKPEYWRSPQPSQTFHGRDIFAPAAAHLAAGVAITELGKKLDPQTLMRIAIPQPKISTEQIIGSVQHIDHFGNLITTIPATAIADRHWVMQVGSVEIPVGQAYGEVEIGHAIALVGSHGWVEIALNSSSAQARLRLAIGDEVRLIAKGKSD is encoded by the coding sequence ATGCCGCCGCCAATTACCTTGCTGACCGATTTTGGCGATCGCGATGGCTATGTCGGTGTGATGAAGGGCATCATCGCGGGCATCTGTCCCGCTGCGGCGCTCATCGACCTGAGCCACAACATTCCCCCGCAAAATCTCGCCGCCGCCCGGTTTACCCTGCTCAATGCCTATCCGTTTTTTCCGGCGGGGACGGTGCATTTGGTGGTCGTCGATCCGGGTGTGGGGACGGCCCGCCGGGCGATCGCCCTCCAGACGCCCCAGGGCACTTTCGTAGGGCCAGATAACGGGGTGCTCAGTGGCGTTTTCGATTCCCTGCCAATGGCAGATATCAACGCCGTAGAACTGACCAAGCCCGAATATTGGCGATCGCCCCAGCCCAGCCAAACTTTTCACGGACGTGATATTTTTGCCCCGGCGGCGGCCCACCTCGCGGCGGGGGTTGCCATTACCGAACTGGGCAAAAAGCTCGATCCGCAAACGCTGATGCGCATCGCCATTCCTCAACCCAAGATTTCAACCGAGCAGATTATTGGCTCCGTGCAGCATATCGATCACTTCGGCAACCTCATCACCACCATTCCCGCCACCGCGATCGCCGATCGCCATTGGGTAATGCAGGTCGGCTCGGTAGAAATTCCCGTGGGGCAAGCTTACGGTGAGGTGGAGATCGGCCACGCGATCGCCCTCGTCGGCAGTCATGGTTGGGTCGAGATCGCCCTCAACAGCAGCAGCGCCCAGGCCCGGCTCCGACTCGCGATCGGCGATGAAGTGAGACTCATTGCTAAAGGGAAGTCTGATTAG
- a CDS encoding carbohydrate ABC transporter permease gives MTTAPQPVTPQSSESQGRSIPWQRIAMWAAVIFTVLFSLGPPMWELLTSIKTNDAITADSVVYIPSWDQFTFEHYVQLFTLNQFHIYILNSLFVAVVSTLLCLGIGSPAAYALARLRIPGERIVLTCVMGVTLFPYILLFLGLLRLVQFTGLANNYLALIIPYTAINMPLTILVMRSFFQQLPRDLEDSAKVDGYNVIQMLWQIILPMTLPALVTTGILAFIFAWNEFIFALTFITQESMKTIPVAAAQLGGTSLFEVPYGPLAAATVVGTLPLVLLVLFFQRKIVQGLTAGSVKG, from the coding sequence ATGACTACTGCACCACAGCCTGTCACACCACAGTCGAGTGAGTCTCAGGGGCGCAGCATTCCCTGGCAGCGCATCGCCATGTGGGCCGCCGTCATCTTCACGGTGTTATTCAGCCTCGGCCCACCCATGTGGGAGCTGCTGACCTCCATCAAGACGAACGACGCCATTACCGCCGATTCCGTCGTCTACATTCCTTCGTGGGATCAGTTCACGTTCGAACACTATGTGCAGCTGTTCACCCTCAACCAATTTCACATCTACATCTTGAACAGTTTGTTCGTCGCGGTGGTATCGACCCTATTGTGTTTAGGCATTGGCTCCCCTGCCGCCTATGCGCTAGCCCGGTTGCGGATTCCCGGCGAGCGTATCGTGCTCACCTGTGTCATGGGCGTCACTCTATTCCCCTATATCCTGCTGTTCTTGGGACTGTTGCGATTGGTGCAGTTCACGGGACTGGCCAACAACTACCTGGCGCTGATCATTCCTTACACCGCCATCAACATGCCTCTGACCATTCTGGTGATGCGCAGCTTCTTCCAACAGTTGCCCAGAGATCTGGAGGATTCCGCCAAAGTCGATGGCTATAACGTCATCCAAATGCTGTGGCAAATCATTCTGCCGATGACCCTGCCCGCCTTGGTCACCACCGGCATCCTGGCCTTCATCTTTGCGTGGAATGAGTTCATTTTTGCCCTTACCTTCATCACCCAAGAATCGATGAAAACGATTCCCGTGGCAGCGGCGCAACTCGGCGGCACCAGCCTGTTTGAAGTGCCCTATGGTCCCTTAGCCGCCGCGACCGTCGTCGGCACCCTGCCGCTGGTGCTGCTGGTGCTGTTCTTCCAGCGCAAAATCGTCCAGGGCCTCACTGCTGGCTCCGTCAAAGGCTGA